The genomic interval GGTTAGAATTtacaaaaattcacaaaatgtaGATGAAAGCAAAATGAACACATTTGCCCATCTGAACTTTGTTTCAgtatatttttatcaattttttatcAGATTTCAGTATTCAGATGTGCCAGTGAAACTGACAAAATCTGGGTTTTGCTATATGAAGCAGAGAGGTGTGGAGCAATGAAGTATAACTCAGtgacaattccatataaaatcaAAATGTATACAAGAAAAGTATAATGACCAACCACAATTCCACTTATAGGTAGTAGTCTTTGTACCTGTAGAGACAAGCcaatgtgatatagtggtttggatgttgtatctggagaagagttcaaatctctgcttgggtGAGCAgaacagaaacccactgggtgactttggacaagtcacacagtctcaacctcaggggaaggcaaaggcaaacccactcatAATAAAGCTTGCCAGGTAAACCCTGCaaaaagtttgccttaggatccccataagtggggaaagacttgaaggcacacaactgggAAGAGGAAGCCTTTCTCTTTATACAAGCCTAAATAAATAGCCTAAACATTGCATCCAGCATGAAAAACCCCACAGGGCTCACAATGGcagtgtacagactgcccctttccccgactgATTAGGGCCTGAGctaccacagcagcagcctcacAGGCCCCAGTCcactgcttttcctggcctcggggaagcggcaaaaggctgcttccccacgacctggaaagggatgtccttggggcttgatgcCCCAAGtacaccccaacagcagcagggagagagagaaaggggccgctcgacccctttctctctgtattgctggcaTGGCCGTTTAAAGGCAATGCCAGCGATACGCacagcagaaggagctccaaaacgcgCTGTTTGGACGTGACGTGGCCGTTTGGACGTGACGtggccgttacatcaaaatggcagcgcccatgtgaacagggcgccaccattttgtacgtgctccatacgtactagggttgcaggtaTCTACAAGagatacacggatttcttatacacggattcaaacatacacggtttgaaaatgttaaaaaaagtataaatttgaaatatcaaacattgatttgccattttttataagggacaccattttgctatgtcactatatttaatgggacttgagcatccacggattttgttatccacaggggatcttggaaccaaaccccagtggataacaagggtccactgtacatacggagtatgtacaaaatggcccatctggacagggccaataTGCCCCAAATGAAGGCGCAGCACTACTTACTGCATCTGGATTGTAGGTTTTTTGGAGGCCAGTCATGATGGCTCAGAATAATGTTATCTAGGGTACCAGATTGGGAAGACTGGCATAAAGACATTATCAAGGACAATCTAGCTCCTAGTTTTCTTTAGTGGTATTATTTTAGAAAGCAGTGACTTGACCTTTGTGTGAGATTCAGAATTAAGCACTTTGAAGTTCCATGCGCTTCATTGTTAGAAACAGTAAGCTTTACAGATACTCATCAGTAGTTACTTGGCTTCAataccattttgttttgcttctacCGACTTTGACTTATATTTTTCATATGTGGTACAAATTTATCTATGTGGTACTCCAATGCAGGACAAAATTATCTCATGCTTTGGGTGCCATATATTAGTGTAAGAAATCTGCTATTTATATATCAGTTTTCTTGCAGTATTGGAAAATGTTTTGTCCTTTGCTAattgtggatgggggggggggggggtcttttgaAGAATTCCATTTGAAAATCCAGAAGATGCTGTCTTTGTGAGGGCCATGAACCGCTCTGTAATGGAGTTCTCAACTGTGGACTGGGGGAAAATGCCTACCTGCGAAGAAAGACGCCTTGACAGCAAGCCAGAAAAAAGGCCAGAGAGACTGACAATCAAATTCAGATAAAAGTATCTTAGCTTTGAAAACTGTATCCTGTAGGAACCCATCTTCTGCCTTTACTCCTATTAAATGTTCTTGTGAACCTCAGTTAAAGACATTTCAGACAAAAGCAAGTCCTGTAGTGCGTCATCATTTCAACAGGTAAAAAGAAAAGCTCTGCTAGCATAGTTACACTAAATGCAAATGCTGTAGAAGCAGTAGCAGAAGGGACAGCAGTGCACACTGGTTAACAGCCCTGGATGCCTCTCTTAATCTTAACACTAGAAATATATTTCTGCTATTACAACAGAACCAATGCTAGGGCAGTGAACCATTATATTCAGAAGAAAGTCTTCAAGCTTCATTGAGCAGCCAACAAGATGGGCTGATACAACTTATAAATGAAAGGGTCCTGTCTCTTGTGCACCAAAGTCTAGTGCGTCTTGATGGGACAAACATTGGCACAGACACCAAGCACAAGACTTGGGTAGGTTTATATGAATGCAGgcaatccttcaaataacctgatcCCAAATAAAGATTTCATCATGTCTAAAGTAATGCCCTTTATTTATAAACCCCACTATTACATTTATAAGATGCTTAAAATGTAGACATTCAaaccacaaaatatatttttactttAGATGTACAACTCTGGATACTATGCAAGTAAAAGTATTCCAGTATTTCAATATATCACCTGACCATGTTATCTAAATGTTAGCTCTAAGACTTTGTAAGGGCTGCAGAAGGCCAGCAGGAATACCAGAGTTGAAAATTAAAGGATTTTTCCTAACATCTCTTGGTTAATTGGCACACAACCATAATGGTAAACTGCTTCTGATAGTATTGTTAACACTAATTGCCTTGGGGATCACTGGCATTAATACCTCTTTGGTGGCCAAGCCACAGTagccattcttttaaaataacttcatGAGTGCTGCAGTTAGCTTTGTCAATCAGAGGTCATATAAAAGAGTGCAGATTGCTGCCAAAACTAACTTCGGTAAGTATAAAACTTATTATACCAGACACATCCTGTAGTACAGTTGTCACCTGAGCacttataattaaaaacatttatttcacaGATCACCTTAATGACTGGATAACATGCATGTGCTATTATCAGTGCTTAACAGGCACTGTTAAATAATACAAGTCTGACACCTGGGGTCTACAAAATGTTATAATATATTACTTATTATTAAAGTGAAGCTGCTGTAAGATACCACCACAAAAATTTTAAATAACCCGGCTTTATCTCATTGTGCAGACGTGTGTCAGGTTTTCTTCTAACGCTGTCCATGTATACAAGAATAGTggtctttttcttcccttctcagtTTTGTTTACTGGCAAGAGGCCCAGTATGAAATCTAATGTTTTAAGGAGAACATGTTCCACAGCAACCAATTCACACCCTTGCATCTAATCCCCAATCTCAACTAGAAGCTGAACATGGCAAGTCTCTTGCCAAACACCCTTCTGCTTCATGGCAGAAGGGTATGTGGCAAGAGACTTGCCATGTTCATCAGAAGTTTCCCCCCTCCCTTAAGTGAAACCTGCCTGTGTTTGCCATGGCATCTCATTAAGCAGCAGTTAAATCTGACTTCTGCAGGTAGAATTGAAAGTTTCATGACAGCTTGAACGAGGGATTCATTGTGTCCCCAGTGCAATTATGTACAGAATGAAATTTGGATTTAAAACcagtttgactgtggaacacctCCAACTAAACTACTTTTATATGCTATCTTCACAAATTTAAGttgagggatttttttaaagctacagtTGGAATCCACTAATTAGAACTAGACAGTATGTGTGCCTAGTCATTTCTGAATGTTCCCTGTTTCTAGTCCTAGTCAGCCTAAAACTGAGATGGTAGTAGTTTTTTATGCCTTTAAATTTGTTTATGACAACAGCAATTTTGAGTCAAagaatccatttttttttctgcgAGAAGAGGATGCAAGTAAAAGTGAtctaggagaaaagaaaagaaggggcaTTAGAGATAAACACTGGCAAGAGCACAAACAGTGGTGTTTTCAAAGAAGGTGGTTGGAGGGcaatgcttggaaaggttactttacAGAATACTCTATCACATATGGCCAGCAACTATGTCaaatgtggaattctgggagttttagtccaactaaaaataatttttagaaaCTCTGGCTGGCAGATGTATCATGCATATAGGGCTGTGTCCCTGTGTGTGGAAAGGACCCCAGCTCTGTCCTACAAATTTCTGTGCATAGTGGCCCCATCACTTCTCTCCTGGTTTTCTTTCATTGATTACAGGATTCTTGAATTTGCCAAAGATGCTTAGAATCCTCCCCCACAATTATCAGCTCTGATAATTTATGCTTGGGATCCTCCATCAGACCTTTGAAATTAAGACATAAAGGTTAACAGCAGGGATGAGGACATTGGAGGTAAGGTTTGTGTGTAGGGTTTCATGGTTTTCATGTGTTGACAGTAAATGTCTGATTACAAGTTACAACTCAGCTGGCATATGCAGGGTATACTTCTTTTGATATAATAGCACATATAACTGAAAGCTGCTTCATATGTGACATTTCTAAGGCGTACCCATTAAAAGTtccacaaataaaagaaaatctaaTATATCAACACTTTGCACACCATTGCATTTGCAATACAATCTGTTGCCACCCCACGTGTCAATTCTTGAGGTGAGTGAGAAGTTCCAGGGATGTAGCACTCATTctgatttgatttcctttgaacAGAAGTCCATAGCACAATGCCTTAGTGGCATTTTGTAATATTTATCTTTACTTAACAGATCTGGAAGATGAGCACAGAAGCAATATTCAACAATTGAGACATCCCAAATTTGGGGTTGCTGGAAGCCATGTGCCTTACACCTCCAATCCTTACTACATTGGGCAAAAGAGGGGAGAATGATGAACATAACAGTGGCTCTTCTTGCCTTTGCACACCGAGAGAGTTTGTGCAGTGGCTGTCATGCAAAGTTGCCTTTGCAcacaaattatattatattatatcctgcttttctcctggtatgggacccaaggtgacaCATAACACCTTAAAACCACAATACCATTTAAAGAAACTAatgataaaagttaaaaataattaaactaatttaaaaacacaagttaaaacagcattaaaaggaattaaaacatgattttttttaaaaaaaaaaccgtaaACATTACACCCCACACCATCAAAAACTCTATCTGCTGTTACCAAATGCCTCCTTAAATACAAACATCTTTCCCTGCCAGCATAAAGAGTGCAAGGAGAAAGTCAACTCGACTTCCCATGGAAGGCGGTCTGGTTGGCCCCCACTTGTCTTCTCTTGCTTTCATGGAGGGACTGTGCAGAGGTAgaattgtatattcttgcattcATCTGTGCATTTGATGGGACGGAGAATAGTACTAAAGGGTGACCataaaggcttttttaaaaatagcagcaggAGGAATGGGAGATGGTCCGGATGCCATTTGTAATTTTGCCTCTGGGCTTCTAGCCCCTAAGtttccctcctgctgctgccatcatTACTGGACCCAGTACTGTAGATACCAGACATTTGTGGCAGTTTTCTATGGTACAGAATTATGTCAGAGCAATCTTCTGAATCATAGAGTGGTTGCTCTCACATTCCAGACTGTCTCATGACTATCTTGGAGAAAAGCGAATGgagaaaacagttttgttttttagcagCACCAACATTCAAAAGTGCTGTTTTTGGCACTGGTGACAAATTGGAGGCTGGCGAGGAGGGGTGGTTGTCACTCAAAGCAACTAGAGGAGAAGCAGACACAGTCCATGGTTTGTAGGTTGCCTACTTCTGTCCTAGGAAACAACCAGCATCTCCACAATGGTCTAGCTAGAGCTCCCAAACCTAGATGTGCCTTTTTTTCAGTGTATCTTCAGCCTGTGCTCTAGGCACACTTATTTGGTTTAACACATTTTTGAGCTGGGGAGGAGGAAAGCTGGATGAGTCATGCTAGCTTCTTGAGTTATCCAAAAGGCCAGCTATCAGTAGCAATCAGCAAGTCTCTATAGCTGGTGCGATATACTTGGTTAGAGTTGGCCAAACACATCTGACCCCCTTAGTACTGTGCTTAGCCTATTAAACTTTGCGTTCagaggaaatccactccccaggaacgattcagggatgctaatGAGGGAGTGACATTTCCCTGACTATTAAAGAAGTGCACCTGGTGTTCAGACACAGGCACTTCCTCCATGTTTGAAGGATGTTTCAGGGACATTTTAGCAGCGATGCaggcaggtatgaaaatcttctatgtgtGAGGGGATCTGAAAGATCTAGTAttggaaaggaagaggaactagggaccacatagcaaacaaacaatggctaatggagcacaccaatgaattccaaaagaaaatcagcatgggctttacagactatagcaaagcctttgtctCCACTGATCACAGAAAAATATGGAgcagacatgggagtgccaatatatctgacagtcctgatgagcaatttgtacttaggacaagaggcaactgttaaAACATGATATAGAGAATCAGAATGGTTtgcaattggcaaaggagtcaggcaagtcTGCATTCTATCATGCAgttgttcaacatgtatgcagaaaatgtcatacgAAGAGCCGGACTGgacatagaaggaggaggagtgaagataggaggaatgaATATCAACAAATACTATACTAATAGCAGAAACCATCATTGACTTGGAAGATTTTACCAAGGAGGATCAAAGAaaaaagtgtaaaggcaggcttaatgctgaacataaagaaaactaaaataataatcacagaagACCCACATACATtctacctagacaatgaggacatcTAAATAGTAGAAgaattcccatactttggataaAACATcagtcagaaaggagactgcagtcaagaaatcagaagaaagactatgaaagaaattgacaaaatcctaaaaaataaagatatagtactgagcactaaagttagaattgtacaagccagaATATTCCGTAAcatcatgtatgaatgtgagagctggacagtgaagaaagcagataagaagaaaataaattcatttgagatgtgattgtggagaagattgctgaggatactatgggcagcaaaaaggcaaacaagtgagtccttgaacagatcaagcctgaaatctccctagaagccaagatggtcaaattgaggctattatactttggacatatcatgagaaggcaagactcatgagaaaagaaaataagactaaaaaaggtggaggaaagtaaaaaaaaagaggaaggctgcatgctagatggataaactcaattagGAAgttcacaggtatgaatttataggacctaaggaGAACAGTGAGGGACTGGGAGTCTTGGAGacctctcattcacaggattacCATGAGTGGGGATCAACCTgaaagcagttaataacaacaacaaatggatgtGGGTCTTACAACAAGTCTATAGTTAAAGAGATACTGAAGATATCTCAGATGTTATTCTTTAAGAGAAAACAAACCTGTAATCATTACAACTTATTTTGTAgcattctgttttttttaactgtgtatgtgttttcttaAATGCTATAGGTTCCCTAGCAAAATGTGCAAGCAAAAAAGAATgtgcaacagaaaaaaagaataaaaaaaacaaggaagaaggaagggcaaAGAGATAAGGGCAGCTAACATCCTATGCAGAAGACAATTATAACTCTAAAATcacatatatttaataaaaatgtaacCAATCATCATGATGACAAACATGAAAACAAGTAAGAGCACAGTGAATGACCATTTCAGTTCAGCTGGCATTACATCACTATTTCTGCCACTGTGActtaacataggcctgttacagactgccgaaataaagctgcttggggtctctttggaggtatgctgtttaaatgatgcatgggtcctaagagtctagaggtcgcaccaaagccacattccattcctaagcactggagtgcagctttggtgcagcttccagattcttaggatgcatgcatcatttaaacagcatacctccaaagagacccctagcagctttattttggcagtctgtaacaggccatagtatttcccaAAAAGGCAAAGCCCTTCAAAATACATTCAGATGACGTAAAAGAAGCTAATCCTGTGCTTATTACTTGCCAAAACAGAACCAAGAACAGGAAGAATCAGAATgcttcatatatgtatatatgttttatttctggaACTAGAAAGCTTCATCAATTGGTTGCTGATCCACTCCCACAACAGATAAACATTGAGCAAAAGGTTACTCTTCAGGGAGgcagtttcagattttggagttcTTCCCTGAATGTTTAGGATATTAATTAATATTGACAAGTGGCAGTAGCTCTGAAAACTTCCTGGAAAAACTTCCTGTTTAGAGAAGAAAATGTAGTCTTTTTATTGGGGCCACAAAATGAAGTAGTCTTGAGTTTAAGGGGTAAGGCATCAGATTCCCTTTCTCAGTTTTTGATAATGGAACTGTTGCACAAAGGGCAGGTCCCCTGCTTTAGGAGCCAGGGGTCAATGCATCTTTTGTGAAAGATATGCTTGCAGGTTAAAATGCGCACTACTTCTCTAACCTTATATGCCTCAAAGCAAACCACACAAGTCTCTTCAGCTAGCTCAAATTCACCTTTTTTTAACTTGCGTGACTCAAGTGAGTGAATAGCGTTCTTGAGTTCTGTTTTTGTGGGTTGTTCTCCCTGTCTTCCCACCATCTTCCTGGCAATGtagcatacaaaaacaaaaaatacaaatgtcAACATTAAAGAACATTCACACAGATAGGTGGCCGTGAAGCATGGTGTTGTTAGCATCTCAGTTGTTGCAGTTACCCGGATGCCTGCCTGGATCAACCGCAGAATCTGCTTTACTTTCCGACTATTAATCATTCTGGCAGCAATATCACCTGCTCCAccatgaagaaaaatgaaacacTTTCTGTCTAGACATGAATGAGCATAGATTAGGACATCACTACTGCCCTTCCCTAGAGCTGCCTTGATTTTCTCTTTGAAAGTACAGTTGCCTCTTGCATCGAAGGCTATCCAGTCCACTGTGTTTGGTGGTATAGTGAAGTTGGCTCCCAGTCTACAggcatcttttccttttccttttggtaTCACCAATACACCAGCCATCTTCTTGTAAAGGAGTTTCTTTCTAGGCAAGCAATGGTTGTATACCTCTGACATAGCCCACTTTCTCCAGCTGAGTGTTAGCTTCAAATAGCATACAGATGAACACACAGCTTTGGAAGCAGACACGCTGAACAAGAAGGAGAGGCCGAAAGCCAGTTTCCAGCAAAATAAAACCTTTCTTCCATGGTTGCTATGAAGCTTCATTCCACCTCCTGCCTTTCacaaatagcaaaaataaaaaaatcaagttaTAAATTATGTGACAAAATCATCACTTACcaatacattgttttaaaaacagaatatcaGGGTAACTCACATTTCTGCCTGTTGTGGGATTACTGTCAAACAATCTGCATCTGCACGATCATAAACCAACATGGACAATGAACAGGCTCATTTGAATACTGGGATGCTATTGGCTGTGTTGCCAATTGCCAAAGTGTTGAGGATTGGCTGAGACCAAGCTTGATACTCTGATCATGATCTGTTTTTCTGACCTCACATTTGTTTTTCACTGTCAGGACTGTTGACGTGAACAAGTTAAAGGTCATGGAGCATGGTGTGTAAAGATCTATCAGGACAAATACACTAACAATACAATGCACCAGTCTTCTACCCAACTACCCTACAAAATAAGTAAATTACATAATATCACTTTAAAATTTGGTGCTTAAACTTGCTTCTTTTGTTTTACCTTTCCATCCTCCATATTGGAATAGGCTGAGCAGAAGATAGATCTGGATCTAGTGGGCAATCTCTAAACCATATGCAGCAGACTGACAAGGATTTCTGACTGCCAGGGGCTTGCTAGCAGCAACTAAATGACCATCATTTTAACAGGAAGCCAAGCAGAACCCAGCAGAAAGGAATATTATGCCCCACTACACATTATTTTTCTGAGAGGTTCTTCACtgccttttcatttctttcatttcctgtACCGTTTTAACAAGGCAAAATGTTATCACGGCATGCTGGCAGATGAAGTGTTAACACTCCATTGAACAATTTGTTCAGACCTCACCTACATGTCTCCTCCACCATCCCCtgcattataaaatatttttgagaagttacttgaattttttaaaataaaagacagaTAGGAGAACTGTACTGTGCTTTATGTTTAAAAACTTAAAGGTATGATGGGCAGAATACCAACATAGCACTTTGAAAACTTGCTGGGATTAGAAGACTAGTGTTAAAATTGTGCCAGTTGACAGCAAAGGGGAAAATAAGATAAAAGGCTGCTCCAGTAGATTAATTTTTACCTTTCTTATTTAGATAACAATTACAGTGTTCACCTTAATCTTTCTCACTTAATTTTTATACACTTGTATAAGGATCCTGTGGTTGTCTTGTGACAAGTGATGAGGAAGGACAATACTTTTTCTATCTTGTCCACATGCCTTCATCAGTTCAGCCTCCATTCTTAAGTAACAGAAGGGATATGATAATGAGCTGTTGGAGGGTTTGGAACAAGAGTGGAAATGTGACCTATGATCAAGATATATGCCCATTGGCTTACAAATATGGCCCATATTTTTCCAATCCTCCTCTTCTGAGGAAAAGCAGAAAAATCTTTCATTGGCTGGAGAAGAATCTCAAAAG from Sceloporus undulatus isolate JIND9_A2432 ecotype Alabama chromosome 6, SceUnd_v1.1, whole genome shotgun sequence carries:
- the LOC121932418 gene encoding E3 ubiquitin-protein ligase RNF133-like, yielding MVSFWEQAGGGMKLHSNHGRKVLFCWKLAFGLSFLFSVSASKAVCSSVCYLKLTLSWRKWAMSEVYNHCLPRKKLLYKKMAGVLVIPKGKGKDACRLGANFTIPPNTVDWIAFDARGNCTFKEKIKAALGKGSSDVLIYAHSCLDRKCFIFLHGGAGDIAARMINSRKVKQILRLIQAGIRVTATTEMLTTPCFTATYLCECSLMLTFVFFVFVCYIARKMVGRQGEQPTKTELKNAIHSLESRKLKKGEFELAEETCVVCFEAYKVREVVRILTCKHIFHKRCIDPWLLKQGTCPLCNSSIIKN